From Clavelina lepadiformis chromosome 9, kaClaLepa1.1, whole genome shotgun sequence, the proteins below share one genomic window:
- the LOC143471356 gene encoding sialin-like isoform X1 — MPAHLKSKRILEEESPGCYIKARYVLALMTALGTLNAYSLRNGINIAIVNMTVSRSPNNLTTTGGCTRQINVTRTDDKLKDADFEWSITEQTLVMGSFYYGYCVTNIPGAWMAKRYGIRIVLGVSSLLCALLTLLVPLVAKSSLALLVALRITLGAFQGVTFPTAWVAWGYWAPPLERSRLVSITLSGLSMGYFVVYPVVGGIVSSFGWEASFYITGAIGIVFAVVWLSIIHDTPAEHPRISRQEKDYIEQSIHGDKIPTKKEAIPWLEMAKSVPAWATIASHLADNYLTFTLGIMAPTYIARVYGLDIKSVGFLAALPFLIRLILNLVGSSIADMILTKRLARIVTVRKLASVLPLTISSISLVILAYLNCNIWPAVALISVSGGILGLTTSGHACSFVDISPSFGGITYSISNTLASVIGFIAPQVAGAFLSDNLVSSWKKVFWLAAAIGAFGAVIFLFFASDRIQSWAKGEETKEGETQEIKVLI, encoded by the exons ATGCCGGCCCATTTGAAGTCCAAACGCATACTTGag GAGGAATCTCCCGGATGCTACATCAAAGCAAGATACGTTTTAGCGTTGATGACAGCGCTGGGTACACTGAACGCTTACTCATTGCGAAATGGAATTAATATTGCAATTGTTAACATG ACTGTAAGTCGTTCACCGAACAATTTAACAACCACTGGCGGATGCACTCGACAGATCAATGTAACAAGGACAGACGACAAACTGAAG GACGCAGATTTTGAATGGTCCATTACAGAACAAACCTTAGTGATGGGGTCGTTTTACTACGGATACTGTGTGACTAATATTCCAGGAGCTTGGATGGCAAAACGATATGGCATACGTATCGTTTTAGGAGTTTCGTCTTTGCTCTGCGCTCTACTTACCCTATTGGTGCCGCTTGTGGCTAAGAGTAGTTTAGCTTTGCTGGTCGCTTTGCGGATCACTTTGGGAGCTTTTCAA GGTGTGACGTTTCCAACCGCATGGGTTGCTTGGGGTTATTGGGCCCCTCCACTGGAGAGAAGTCGTTTAGTTTCCATCACTCTGTCGGGTTTATCTATGGGGTACTTTGTTGTATATCCCGTTGTCGGTGGAATAGTCAGCTCATTCGGATGGGAGGCATCTTTTTATATTACAG GAGCTATCGGAATAGTCTTTGCTGTTGTTTGGTTGTCCATAATTCATGACACACCGGCAGAGCACCCTCGGATATCACGTCAGGAAAAGGACTACATTGAACAAAGCATACATGGTGACAAG ATTCCAACCAAAAAAGAAGCAATACCTTGGCTTGAAATGGCAAAATCCGTTCCGGCATGGGCGACGATTGCTTCTCATCTGGCTGACAATTATTTAACGTTCACGCTCGGTATAATGGCTCCAACGTACATCGCAAGGGTCTACGGTTTGGACATTAAATCT GTCGGATTTCTTGCTGCCCTTCCGTTTCTAATCAGACTCATTTTAAATCTTGTCGGAAGTTCTATTGCCGATATGATCCTTACTAAGCGGTTAGCGAGAATCGTTACTGTTCGAAAG CTTGCTTCTGTGTTGCCTTTGACTATATCTAGCATTTCATTGGTGATTCTAGCTTACTTAAACTGTAATATTTGGCCAGCAGTTGCCCTCATTTCAGTTTCAGGGGGAATTCTTGGTCTTACTA CTTCTGGACACGCTTGTTCCTTCGTTGATATTTCTCCAAGTTTTGGGGGAATCACTTATTCCATATCAAATACGCTTGCTTCTGTGATAGGTTTTATAGCGCCGCAAGTAGCAGGAGCGTTCTTAAGTGACAAC TTGGTGTCCAGCTGGAAGAAGGTGTTTTGGTTAGCAGCAGCAATTGGCGCATTTGGAGCagtcatttttcttttctttgcatcaGATCGCATACAATCTTGGGCAAAAGGTGAAGAGACAAAGGAAG GAGAAACGCAAGAAATCAAGGTTCTGATATAG
- the LOC143471378 gene encoding chymotrypsinogen A-like, with amino-acid sequence MVFETGKANYSAKQNIFIYYTCRDRLEVYLNSKLIFNHLLTRSEHKISFIKTIRVYGSARTTSLTKLTDDDLFSRIQQEGCGQYQNGAEPNIDVPNFCPRRTPRQDQSADCRIIGGSNAKPGIFPWQVSIRRKPEYSSTDNPHLCGGTLVGSCWVVTAAHCFLSTSSSALKRLVVRVGDFYNREGFTYSADPRYENSQDIELMAVYIHDEFQSREAALNDVALIRLKTCVKTDGTFVRAACLPRRASQFLTGEECVVTGWGASNYTQYVNQYPPCLQKAKVIIQQYRTCHTAYGDDYDPHVMMCASGECTDTCQGDSGGPLMCFDGEKTVLWGITSWGVKCGFSAKPGVYTRLSRYIRWLYMVMELQPKINKHPVCPKPRF; translated from the exons ATGGTTTTCGAAACAGG GAAAGCAAATTATAGCgccaaacaaaacattttcatttattatacGTGCCGAGATAGACTGGAAGTATATCTCAACAGCAAACTGATATTTAACCACTT ACTTACCAGGTCAGAGCACAAAATCAGTTTTATAAAAACCATTCGGGTATACGGATCTGCAAGGACAACGAGCTTGACAAAACTTACCGATGACGATTTAT TTAGTCGTATTCAACAAGAAGGTTGTGGACAGTACCAAAACGGTGCAGAGCCTAACATCGACGTGCCTAATTTTTGCCCAAGGCGGACACCACGCCAAGACCAGTCTGCTGATTGTCGCATAATAGGTGGGAGTAATGCAAAACCGGGTATTTTCCCATGGCAA GTTTCAATCAGGAGAAAGCCAGAATATTCCAGCACAGACAACCCACACTTGTGTGGTGGAACGCTCGTAGGAAGTTGTTGGGTGGTGACAGCAGCACATTGCTTTTTATCAACGTCATCAAG CGCTTTAAAAAGATTAGTAGTCCGTGTTGGCGATTTTTACAACAGAGAGGGGTTTACGTACAGCGCTGACCCGAGATACGAAAATTCCCAAGATATTGAGCTCATGGCCGTCTATATACATGATGAATTTCAGTCGAGAGAAGCTGCGCTAAACGACGTTGCCTTGATAAGGCTGAAGACTTGTGTGAAAACCGACGG GACGTTTGTTCGCGCCGCCTGTTTGCCGAGAAGGGCAAGCCAGTTCCTGACAGGGGAGGAGTGCGTGGTAACCGGCTGGGGAGCTTCAAATTACACGCAGT ATGTCAACCAATATCCTCCTTGCTTGCAGAAGGCAAAGGTGATTATTCAACAATATCGAACTTGTCATACTGCGTACGGTGACGACTACGATCCTCATGTTATGATGTGCGCTTCG GGAGAATGTACAGATACGTGCCAAGGAGACAGCGGAGGTCCTCTGATGTGTTTTGATGGTGAAAAAACGGTGTTGTGGGGCATTACAAGCTGGGGTGTCAAATGTGGATTTTCCGCAAAGCCCGGCGTGTACACTCGCCTATCTCGCTATATCAGGTGGTTGTACATGGTAATGGAACTGCAGccaaaaatcaacaaacacCCAGTTTGTCCGAAACCAAGATTTTAA
- the LOC143471356 gene encoding sialin-like isoform X2: MPAHLKSKRILEEESPGCYIKARYVLALMTALGTLNAYSLRNGINIAIVNMTVSRSPNNLTTTGGCTRQINVTRTDDKLKDADFEWSITEQTLVMGSFYYGYCVTNIPGAWMAKRYGIRIVLGVSSLLCALLTLLVPLVAKSSLALLVALRITLGAFQGVTFPTAWVAWGYWAPPLERSRLVSITLSGLSMGYFVVYPVVGGIVSSFGWEASFYITGAIGIVFAVVWLSIIHDTPAEHPRISRQEKDYIEQSIHGDKIPTKKEAIPWLEMAKSVPAWATIASHLADNYLTFTLGIMAPTYIARVYGLDIKSVGFLAALPFLIRLILNLVGSSIADMILTKRLARIVTVRKLASVLPLTISSISLVILAYLNCNIWPAVALISVSGGILGLTTSGHACSFVDISPSFGGITYSISNTLASVIGFIAPQVAGAFLSDNLEEGVLVSSSNWRIWSSHFSFLCIRSHTILGKR; the protein is encoded by the exons ATGCCGGCCCATTTGAAGTCCAAACGCATACTTGag GAGGAATCTCCCGGATGCTACATCAAAGCAAGATACGTTTTAGCGTTGATGACAGCGCTGGGTACACTGAACGCTTACTCATTGCGAAATGGAATTAATATTGCAATTGTTAACATG ACTGTAAGTCGTTCACCGAACAATTTAACAACCACTGGCGGATGCACTCGACAGATCAATGTAACAAGGACAGACGACAAACTGAAG GACGCAGATTTTGAATGGTCCATTACAGAACAAACCTTAGTGATGGGGTCGTTTTACTACGGATACTGTGTGACTAATATTCCAGGAGCTTGGATGGCAAAACGATATGGCATACGTATCGTTTTAGGAGTTTCGTCTTTGCTCTGCGCTCTACTTACCCTATTGGTGCCGCTTGTGGCTAAGAGTAGTTTAGCTTTGCTGGTCGCTTTGCGGATCACTTTGGGAGCTTTTCAA GGTGTGACGTTTCCAACCGCATGGGTTGCTTGGGGTTATTGGGCCCCTCCACTGGAGAGAAGTCGTTTAGTTTCCATCACTCTGTCGGGTTTATCTATGGGGTACTTTGTTGTATATCCCGTTGTCGGTGGAATAGTCAGCTCATTCGGATGGGAGGCATCTTTTTATATTACAG GAGCTATCGGAATAGTCTTTGCTGTTGTTTGGTTGTCCATAATTCATGACACACCGGCAGAGCACCCTCGGATATCACGTCAGGAAAAGGACTACATTGAACAAAGCATACATGGTGACAAG ATTCCAACCAAAAAAGAAGCAATACCTTGGCTTGAAATGGCAAAATCCGTTCCGGCATGGGCGACGATTGCTTCTCATCTGGCTGACAATTATTTAACGTTCACGCTCGGTATAATGGCTCCAACGTACATCGCAAGGGTCTACGGTTTGGACATTAAATCT GTCGGATTTCTTGCTGCCCTTCCGTTTCTAATCAGACTCATTTTAAATCTTGTCGGAAGTTCTATTGCCGATATGATCCTTACTAAGCGGTTAGCGAGAATCGTTACTGTTCGAAAG CTTGCTTCTGTGTTGCCTTTGACTATATCTAGCATTTCATTGGTGATTCTAGCTTACTTAAACTGTAATATTTGGCCAGCAGTTGCCCTCATTTCAGTTTCAGGGGGAATTCTTGGTCTTACTA CTTCTGGACACGCTTGTTCCTTCGTTGATATTTCTCCAAGTTTTGGGGGAATCACTTATTCCATATCAAATACGCTTGCTTCTGTGATAGGTTTTATAGCGCCGCAAGTAGCAGGAGCGTTCTTAAGTGACAAC CTGGAAGAAGGTGTTTTGGTTAGCAGCAGCAATTGGCGCATTTGGAGCagtcatttttcttttctttgcatcaGATCGCATACAATCTTGGGCAAAAGGTGA
- the LOC143471359 gene encoding chymotrypsinogen B-like, which produces MICWLWTLSILIYASCAQHQVNSAINLDGLVTNDLTEWTGKISNLRKAASIRFISLIDSRQYIVMNLEIHGFRNRIAINRASDKYGRMTRRSYCNLGKQIIAPNKTFSFIIRALRDSLEVYLNSKLIFNHLLTRSEHKISFIKTIRVYGSARTTSLTKLTDDDLFSRIQQEGCGQYQNGAEPNIGVPNFCPRRTPRQDQSADCRIIGGSNAKPGIFPWQVSIRRKPEYSSTDNPHLCGGTLVGSCWVVTAAHCFLSTSSSALKRLVVRVGDFYNREGFTYSADPRYENSQDIELMAVYIHDEFQSREAALNDVALIRLKTCVKTDGTFVRAACLPRRASQFLTGEECVVTGWGASNYTQYVNQYPPCLQKAKVIIQQYRTCHTAYGDDYDPHVMMCASGECTDTCQGDSGGPLMCFDGEKTVLWGITSWGVKCGFSAKPGVYTRLSRYIRWLYMVMELQPKINKHPVCPKPRF; this is translated from the exons ATGATATGCTGGCTTTGGACCCTGTCAATTTTAATCTATGCTTCCTGCGCACAGCATCAAGTGAATTCTGCAA TTAACTTGGACGGCTTGGTCACTAATGACCTAACTGAATGGACTGGAAAAATTTCGAATCTTAGAAAGGCGGCAAGTATTCGCTTTATTTCCTTAATTGACAGCAGACAATACATCGTAATGAACTTAGAGATTCATGGTTTTCGAAACAGG ATTGCAATCAACCGCGCGTCTGACAAATATGGCCGCATGACCAGAAGGAGCTATTGTAATTTAGGAAAGCAAATTATAGCgccaaacaaaacattttcatttattatacGTGCCTTAAGAGACAGCCTGGAAGTATATCTCAACAGCAAACTGATATTTAACCACTT ACTTACCAGGTCAGAGCACAAAATCAGTTTTATAAAAACCATTCGGGTATACGGATCTGCAAGGACAACGAGCTTGACAAAACTTACCGATGACGATTTAT TTAGTCGTATTCAACAAGAAGGTTGTGGACAGTACCAAAACGGTGCAGAGCCTAACATCGGCGTTCCTAATTTTTGCCCAAGGCGGACACCACGCCAAGACCAGTCTGCTGATTGTCGCATAATAGGTGGGAGTAATGCAAAACCGGGTATTTTCCCATGGCAA GTTTCAATCAGGAGAAAGCCAGAATATTCCAGCACAGACAACCCACACTTGTGTGGTGGAACGCTCGTAGGAAGTTGTTGGGTGGTGACAGCAGCACATTGCTTTTTATCAACGTCATCAAG CGCTTTAAAAAGATTAGTAGTCCGTGTTGGCGATTTTTACAACAGAGAGGGGTTTACGTACAGCGCTGACCCGAGATACGAAAATTCCCAAGATATTGAGCTCATGGCCGTCTATATACATGATGAATTTCAGTCGAGAGAAGCTGCGCTAAACGACGTTGCCTTGATAAGGCTGAAGACTTGTGTGAAAACCGACGG GACGTTTGTTCGCGCCGCCTGTTTGCCGAGAAGGGCAAGCCAGTTCCTGACAGGGGAGGAGTGCGTGGTAACCGGCTGGGGAGCTTCAAATTACACGCAGT ATGTCAACCAATATCCTCCTTGCTTGCAGAAGGCAAAGGTGATTATTCAACAATATCGAACTTGTCATACTGCGTACGGTGACGACTACGATCCTCATGTTATGATGTGCGCTTCG GGAGAATGTACAGATACGTGCCAAGGAGACAGCGGAGGTCCTCTGATGTGTTTTGATGGTGAAAAAACGGTGTTGTGGGGCATTACAAGCTGGGGTGTCAAATGTGGATTTTCCGCAAAGCCCGGCGTGTACACTCGCCTATCTCGCTATATCAGGTGGTTGTACATGGTAATGGAACTGCAGccaaaaatcaacaaacacCCAGTTTGTCCGAAACCAAGATTTTAA
- the LOC143471072 gene encoding choline O-acetyltransferase-like isoform X1: MPATDAATFRRRSTKRISQESFNEKDENEKVRLPQLPIPDLQETLQQYLHCVKPLVNETQFSITKSIVDSFGRSDGLGPKVQEKLLEFAQTKENWASEWWLKDMYLDCRAPLPINSNPGMVLPKQEFSDTGSMIRYGAKLTAGLLDFKIILDARALPEDIARGQLAGQSLCMEQYYRLLRSYRLPGFGQDKLVTFKSLSVDEPDHIIVACNNQFFSVPVALGSYRLTEADFAVQFERIMQMAKSEEVEEPPVGVLTSMNRSEWSEARNILITDLVNRTSLDAMERCVFVLCFDRTTNADSDLAMAHHMLHGCGPEHNSCNRWYDKTIQLVVTPDGTIGLSYEHSASEGIAVIALIEHLLKYMTMREKKGLYRSTSSRELPIPLRLKWEIDREVSGFLEAAKSNSSFVSENLDIEIFRFKEYGKEFIKIQNMSPDAYVQVALQLTYYNLYGHLVSTYESASTRRFRKGRVDNIRAATVQVLDFAKSFTNLDDSGKITMDAKKMILLRRAIKAQTDFTIAAITGHGIDCHLLGLRKMAEEMGLGVPDIFADPSYSLCNYFQLSTSQIPTNTDSFMCYGAVVPDGYGVSYNPHNDSIVFCVSSFKSCQSTNSKKFVTALGESLKIMANICLLWNQRRSSSLETISAPSNLPLHRRLHTRSCSVEDDDNLRENEEEQQKTEKEAKQRSFLRQKSFTNSRQPRTLHRLSTLSAIPVSPQKKLDRRCSDVAINRPLNQTTDATLNDLVIPADLLSLIRQATETQQ; the protein is encoded by the exons ATGCCAGCAACTGATGCAGCTACATTCAGACGAAGAAGCACAAAACGGATAAGTCAAGAAAGTTTTAATGAG AAAGacgaaaatgaaaaagttcgTCTCCCGCAACTTCCTATTCCTGATCTTCAGGAAACACTTCAACAATATTTGCATTGCGTGAAACCGCTGGTGAATGAAACACAATTTTCCATTACTAAAAGCATTGTCGATTCTTTTGGACGTTCCGATGGATTGGGACCGAAAGTGCAAGAAAAACTTCTCGAATTTGCTCAAACCAAGGAAAACTGG GCAAGCGAGTGGTGGTTGAAGGACATGTACCTTGACTGCAGGGCCCCTCTACCTATCAATTCCAATCCTGGCATGGTACTTCCTAAACAAGAATTTTCTGACACAGGAAGTATGATCAG GTATGGTGCCAAGTTGACAGCTGGACTTCtagatttcaaaattattctgGACGC CCGTGCGCTTCCGGAAGACATAGCCAGGGGTCAGTTGGCTGGTCAATCGCTATGTATGGAGCAGTATTACAGGTTGTTAAGGTCTTATCGACTGCCAGGCTTCGGCCAAGACAAGTTGGTCACATTCAAATCGTTATCAGTCGACGAGCCAGACCATATTATTGTCGCTTGCAACAATCAG TTCTTCTCTGTACCGGTAGCTCTGGGCTCATATCGGCTCACCGAAGCGGACTTTGCGGTTCAGTTTGAGAGAATAATGCAAATGGCTAAGTCCGAAGAGGTCGAAGAACCTCCCGTAGGCGTGCTGACTTCAATGAATAGAAGCGAATGGTCTGAGGCAAGAAATATCTTAATAACAG ATCTAGTTAACCGGACTTCGTTAGATGCTATGGAACGATGCGTTTTCGTTCTCTGCTTTGACAGGACAACAAATGCCGATAGTGACCTGGCGATGGCACATCACATGCTTCATGGTTGCGGACCCGAACATAATAGTTGCAACAG GTGGTACGACAAGACAATACAGCTCGTTGTAACACCAGATGGCACAATAGGGCTATCATATGAACACTCAGCATCTGAAGGCATTGCTGTCATAGCTCTCATCGAACATTTGCTAAAATACAT GACAATGCGAGAGAAGAAAGGATTGTACCGATCTACTTCATCCCGGGAACTACCAATTCCGTTGCGGCTCAAGTGGGAAATTGATCGGGAAGTTTCAGG GTTTTTGGAAGCTGCAAAGTCCAACTCGAGCTTCGTTTCAGAAAATTTGGACATAGAAATATTTCGCTTTAAAGAATATGGAAAGGAATTCATAAAAATCCAGAATATGAGCCCAGATGCATACGTACAAGTGGCATTGCAATTGACATACTACAA TCTTTACGGACATCTCGTCTCGACTTACGAAAGCGCCTCAACGCGACGTTTTCGAAAGGGAAGAGTGGATAACATTCGGGCTGCCACTGTACAAGTGCTTGATTTTGCCAAGAGTTTTACCAACCTGGACGACTCtggaaaaataacaatg GACGCAAAGAAGATGATACTGTTGCGGAGAGCGATAAAAGCACAAACTGATTTTACAATCGCTGCCATCACTGGGCATGGAATTGATTGTCACTTGCTTGGCTTAAGAAAG ATGGCTGAAGAGATGGGGCTCGGTGTACCTGATATTTTCGCTGATCCGTCTTATTcactttgcaattattttcaattatcCACAAGCCAG ATTCCGACAAACACGGATTCTTTTATGTGCTACGGCGCTGTGGTACCGGACGGGTATGGGGTTTCTTACAATCCTCATAACGACTCGATTGTGTTTTGTGTATCTTCCTTCAAGAGCTGTCAGAGCACAAACTCTAAAAAGTTTGTAACTGCTCTGGGCGAATCGTTGAAGATCATGGCCAACATCTGTCTGTTGTGGAACCAACGACGGTCGTCGAGTTTAG AAACCATTAGTGCCCCAAGCAATTTGCCCCTACATCGTAGGCTGCACACACGCTCATGCTCGGTAGAGGACGATGATAATCTTCGAGAAAACGAAGAAGAACAACAGAAAACGGAAAAAGAGGCTAAACAAAGAAGCTTTCTACGCCAGAAGAGCTTTACAAACTCGAGACAACCAAGAACAC TTCATCGTTTGTCCACTCTCTCAGCTATTCCAGTTTCTCCACAAAAGAAACTTGATCGAAGATGTAGCGATGTCGCAATCAACAGGCCTCTGAATCAAACGACGGACGCGACACTAAACGATCTAGTAATCCCGGCCGATTTATTAAGCCTTATTCGTCAGGCCACAGAGACGCAACAGTAA